TAAGAATGTATGATAACTTTAATCATTGAACTGATCCACTTGGTTTAAATTATTTAACCTTTCCCAGCTTTACCACACAGCAGACTCGCACCGTGTGTGGACCGTGTGTCTTGGAGCAGCGAGTCCAGTCCAGGGGGACTTGTAATTTTGCAGTTACCAGAGGGAAACGTGGAAAGATTGCGGAGCAACTCAGCCACCGAGGGGGTAAGTGGAAACTCTATTTTTTATAGTCACAGGAACACTAGGCAACAAGCGAGGAGAGAAGTTGACAAAGACAGGGAAAGGTGAGCAACAAATGGTTTAAACTGTGTTTTGTGCGCGTTTCCAAGTGCCATGAATCAATAACAGTGGAAAAACACTTGCCCGAGTCTCCCAGGGTAtgcggaagaaaaaaagttagcGAACTACTGCTAACTTAGAGGACATTCAACCAATGTCATTAAAcacataaatgtttaaattccCCCAAAAAGTTTTATAGCAGGAATGTACACAAATGTATTTGCTATAACCCTTTACTTTGAGAAGAAtcttggatttctttttttttttttggaaaaaaaggaagctagTTGAGTAAATCTTGACTTGACCTGTGCTCATAACAAAAGCTATAGACTTGGAAGACTAAGTGAGCAGAGGATTGCTCACACATAATTTAACTAGCTACTaacaaattaaaaggaaatatttCAGGGCTATTTCAAAAGTGATACATGCAGAAATACCTTCTTCTTCCTGGGTCCACCTCGGACTGCTGGTGGGTCATTCCAGCCTTCATGAGCTCCTACATccggaaggagagagagagagaattagacAGTGCTCACAGTGAAGCATCCAAATATTGTCTACATAACACAATCTCTTTCAGCCACTTTCAGTTAAGATTGCAAGTGAGAACAGTCCAAAGGCTTCAGCAGCtttagcaaaaaaacaaaacagcaaatgttcAACCAGCATTCGCATAATCAGTCTAGAGCAAGAATCTCCCAATGCTGAATAATCATAAGCGTCTAATAAATAAAgctcaaacatacagtatatgtatcaACTGCAAAGGCTGTAACATTGCATATTAAGTATATTCTATCTTAATTCAAGTCTGGAAAGTGTAGTTTTGCTTGCCacgatttgaaaaaaatatagcaacacaagcaaacacCACCAAATACACACTGAGTGCccagaaaaatatagaaatccTGTACAATAGAATAATCGGAATCGACTACAAAGGTATAACCTGATGCAGGAATATTGTATCAAGTTGTATTATATTGTACAGGTgaacaatgtattttttctttttaattgacaCTCAGTATGTGTTTCAATGCACTCTGATTCCATATCCAACCCTGTCACCTTCAGGGTCACACTGGTAATTCAGCCAGGGGAAATATCCTGTAAGTCAAATGAGGAGTGACGGCTAAATTCAGGTAAAACAAAATAGGCAACAGAATCCTAATGACATCTGTCACTATCGTGAAATATTTGGATTAACGTGAAAAAAAcctaaattaataaaaataactgaTTTCTACACTAAAGCGTGATCAACCTGACACGTACCtgtaggaggaggagcaacAGCAGGGCCTGGGTAGGGCTTGACTGCAGGAGCTCCGGGGCCTCCCTGTGGATACCCTGATCCAAGAGGAGCATAGGGACCAGATGTCATTGGGGGTGCAGGCCCCTGATTGTGGGGGCCCCCAGGGTACATGGGAACCGGGGCTCCTGGCTGGGAGCTGGGTGGCATGAAGCTTGCGGCTAAAGAGGTAGATGGCATGAAGCCCGTTGGCGGCACCCCAGGGCTTGGCATGGGGGGCAGACCTCCGGGGGTCGATGAAGAAGGCGGTAACGGAGGTCCTGATAAGCTGGCAGCTGGCATAGAGGGACCAGGAGGAGGGAAAGCAGAGGGTCCGCCCATAGACATGGGATGAGGCTGGAATggctgaggaggaaggaaacctGGGTGAGGACACAAACAAGTGTCATTACACATTGAATAAAATCAGCCTGATATTATTTAAAGTGCAGCACAAATAGTGAAACCTGGAGCCGGAGCAGGGTGTTGTGGGTAGGAGGGCCTCATGGCAGGGCGGGCTGCACCGGGCGGCAGGACATGAGAGGAGGGCGGCAGACCAGGCCCAGTGTTGGTTGGAGGAGCTTGTCGGGTAAAAACCGACGGCATAGGAGGCTGCGATTGTGCAGCCACCTGGGAAGGGGCAGAGGGCTGGTACTGACTCtaagttttgaaaaaagaaattaataaatcatccTTACAGTCActatgttttcagttcaaaacaTCCATAACTATGTAGGAAACAATTAGTGTAGGAAACAAAACTGATTTAATGTTTTCGAAATGTTTATACCATAATTTGTGCTTTTGGTGCGGGAGCctgagcagcaggagcagtCTTGGCTGTCGACACATTTACTCTGTTGAAGGAATCTGGAGGCTGCTGTCCAACGGCAACTTCTCCCTGAGCGTGGAACAGCCTGTCTCTCAGCATCGTGATCCCAGGCTGGGGAGACAAatagcaaaaacacaaaaaagggttTCACATTACAGTCAAACTTAAGCAAAAACTATGAATTTGGGGTTTGAAATGAAGTTGATTTTATGCCTCTCACCTGGTCAGAGTTCTCAGGCAGGTAGGTCATGGCGGTGGACAGGCTGCCCTCTGCAGCGAGGATTCCGGCGTAGCAGGTGAGCTTCTCGGCCAGGACGGGGCTCTGGACTGCAACCTCGCTGTTCCGCAGGCGCTCGATTGACTTGCGCAGCATCATCACTTTCTCAACCAGATCCTGCAGAAAATACACAGCACACAACACCGTGACTGTTACATTCGCCACTTTTATCACCTTTGGGCTACATGTGGGTGCGGCGTGTGTAgctcaaaaacatatttcccaggtttttttcttaaattgcaATAGAAGTTTTGCACATGCCGTGACATTTCTTTATAATGGAAATAATAAcaaccattgtgtgtgtgtaagattcAGTCTCTTCTTGTGCAGACTTGACTTCAGATTTGTCATAATTTGCTATATGAGTACAAGACAAACCTCTAAGCCAAGAGGGGAAGAGCAGTCTCTATGCAAGGCCCAGCACTCCACCAGCTTCTCAACGTTCCCAGAGCAGATGTAACACAGACAGGCCTGCAGGCAGCGCTTCTCTGTCCCCTCACACTCCAACCGACCTCCCAGCGTATCTATCAAGAATCATACAATGAATTGAATgttaaaagaaagacagagggccGACATAAGAGCAGAGAGCATGAATCCAGACAAAAAATGTTATTCAGCCAGTAAAACCAGTGCCATTGAAATGGCACAGTTCTCAGAGGTGCGAGGCAAGTTGCAGCATGTTTCGATGTGAGCGACTTACCGCACAGGCGGGCAAAGTCTTCAGGGTGAGCATAAGTCAGAAGAGCGGCAAGAGCCTCCTTCCAGTTGTCCAACTCGCAGCTTTGTACAATGTCTCGCCAGTTCTGGGTGACCACCGATGATATAAGCTAGaggacaaaatacatttacttaaagatttttttccccctttgattCTACTAACTGAATCAATGACTAAAATGTaacatcacattttcacattgattCTCTCACCATTGAAATGCTGTTCTTTTGCTTGCTCAGGTATTTTTGCTGAGTTTTCTTGAGcagctcttctcctccactgatggagaggaggatggcTTCCGCGTAGCGACCATCATTAAGACACAGATCCACAGCCCCCTCAAAGTTACCGACCAGCAGCGCCTGGCTTATCAACCCATCAGTATCTGCAGAGGAGCACGGCCATTAGCACAAACTGCAGTCATGCTGGTAATAATGCTAAGTCGAACAATTGCTGTTTTGaggtttgccgttcacatatgacgaacacagcaggagatttttCCCGAGACACACAGGCTCAGACCAACAGGAAAATTTCCTGAACATTttgtggcatctgggtagagcatgcaggaggcaggacatagTGATAAATCCACTACGGAAAGCTCGTTGTGAATTTActggatattttcctgctgtattctcacatggactcagtCATCGGATAATTTACAAGGAGGTTGGCAGGGTAAGTTCAGGTAAGTGTCTGCGGCAACATTTGCAGGACAtgtgcgttctcacatacagcccctctgggaaattttctgaaagcagctaatgATGCAAAGCCAAGGTGTAAGATATATTGCCAGAGCTAATATATGTAATAAATAAGATTTTTATACCACACGATACAGGGATCTGGAAGTTTGAGTTTTCCTTCGGGGTCCGACTGAAGAAGTCTGCTGGTGAAACAGAACCTGATGTTCGAGCGGCGTCACCAACAGCAGCGGAGTCATCCGACCTctggaaacacaacaaagaaTCTTTCATAGTAAACAGGAGCTGAAAATGACAATGACCAAAAAGACAGTAACAAAAACCTTTTGTGTGCAGACTTGCTGACCTCGGTGGAAAGCCGCTGCATCTTTTCTGCCAGATCTTTGGCATCGACTCCGTGTCCGTTGTGTTGAAAATTGTTCCCCAGGCATTTTGAAATctgaagaatgtttttttccacaggtaagacagaggaggatgatgacTCACAGGTAAATGTTTACATATTAAGGGTTAGCTGACAGCTGCAGTTGTATTCAGAGGCAGAATACCTTTTTCTCTAATTCATCTTTGCTGAAACCCAGAAGTCTGAGGAATTTAATGCGGGCTTCATCCTCAAAATTAACCTGTAAGCAGAGAGAGTCAATTGgtttaaaacacaacagcacaacactgactgacagacgtAATGTTGAATATCAGTGCGCAAGGTCCCACCAGAAGGAACTTCCATATGTCCTGCTCAGCATCGGACTTGGCGTTCTGAATCTTGGCCTGGCAGTAGTTGTTGAAGGAACCCGCCTGCAGCGTCGCTTGCAACTCCCTGGAGCGTTGTAGGAACTCTGTCTCCGTGGTAACCTGGCTCATAAACACTTGCCGGGGGACGGGTTGGGGGCTCTGCGCTGGAGGCAGTTTGGTATTCTCAAAGGTTATCAGTTTTCCACCAAACTGAgaaacgaaaaaacaaacaaacaacagatcgGTCATACAGGAAAAGATTTTTACCTTGTAAATTAAGacttatataatattttttacgTTCAACTTACAGCAAAGGAAGCCCCCACTGGCCTGCGCACCCACTTAGGTGGCTTCTTCAGAGGGGGAACTATGGTGTCCTGCATGGTTGGCTGAGGAACTTGCAGGGGAGGGAGCACCTGCCCTGTACCAAAGGGATCCATTGTATCAAATGAGGAGGATATctgtttaataaaatgaaaaaagttaaattcaaGCACAACTCTTGAGACAcaagctgaaacaattagtaaGAGAAAACTCAAACTATTTTGGTAGtcaattaagatttttttttcacaaatttattgttttgactgttttattACTTCTAAAATGTGAACCTTGCTGGTGTTCTTAGTTCCATATCTTATTAAACTGAGTTTATTTGGGTTTTCGAATTATGTTCAGATATTTTAGAAaattaacaatgaaaaaaatcattacttGCAGCCTGTCTTCAGGCGATTTACTCTTAAATTCTAGGCAACCAGTTATCAAATTCAATGTCATACTCATTAGCCTCTGTAAAACCCTTCACACTGGCACCATCTAGTGGACAAACAATGCAACTCAAGGCCTTTGGAATTCAATACACAAACAGAGACGGAGCAGCCACTAACCTTATCAGCTGCGCTTTGCTGCTGAGCCTTCAAGCTCCCTCCCATCACAGAGTAGACCGTGATTCTACCATCAAACGATGCTGTTGAAAGCAGTGCTGGATTCCTGGGGCACCACTGAACGTCAAAACACCACTGGTTTGTCGTTGGAAGCTCGTAAATTACCTTAAATGAAGGAAATGACACATGATGATCCATGGCATCATCATCGAGTCAGGATACAGAGGGGAGTCGATTCTGGGGTAACACAGAAGTAGCTGTTAATGCCATATACCTCTCCAGTGTTCGGATTCCAGCAGAGGATGCGGTTGTCTTTAGCACTACTCAGCAGGAGCTCAGAGTCGGCTTGGCTCCAGGATATGGACAGAATTCCcctgagagaaaataaaaacacaaggtgCGTACAGTAAATTCTGCAAGGTGATCAAACAGGAGTCAGAAGCGTGGTGCACATCAGTGTTAAAGCTTTACCTTGTGTGGTTCTCAAAGACTTTGAGGGGTGATGTGGCAAAACGGAGGTCCCACATTTGGATGACCGGCAGTCTGTCATCTTCGGAGGCCAACACCAATTGAGTGGCCACGTCTGGGTGCCAGAGCATTCCTGAACAGTGCATCTGAAATCATAGAACAGATGACACTTTGAGTAAGACTAGATTTTCTTCAGGGTGTTACGTAAACTTTCTGTCTAACCTTAAAGTGTTGGAAGGCTTAAAAAAGAGTCTAAAAATGAATACTGCCCCCAAAAAGGtgatgataaaaatgatcactTGAGAAGCCCCACATCTCAAAACTCATATTCTCAGTCAAATCACTGTCTGATAGAGACTTTTTTAAAGCCTGTTCCAAATAGATTTGGAATAACTGCTATAATAAGTTTATTCATCTGAAAATGTTGAAGTGTTGCCAATAAGCCTTGTGATTAATCCATGACAAGCAAACAGAGATTCAATGATTTGGCAGAAGATCATTTTGGACTGAGGTTTTAAAAGCCACTGACCCTGTTGCTGTGGTCACTGATCTTGATAATGGGCTCGTTCTTTCTCAGGTCCCACACGACGGCTTTCCCACTTGGGTTGGCAGAGGCCAGGATGTGCTGAACCTGCCTGTTCCAGGACACGACACTGACGTCTTCAGCAGGCTGAAAGAAGAAACGGAGGCTGTTACTGTCAGAAACAAAACTGATTCCCGAGACAACCCGGGTCTTACGCTAACAAAACCCTAATATCTTGATTATGAGACACTAGGTTACACAAgggaaataataaacaaaactttCTAGTACTTTCATTCTTTACTCACACTAACTCACTACAGAGGTAAAGAAACTAACACTTACTGAGTCAGAAGTCAACTCATTCCTCACAACAGACGTCAATGAACTTCATAAATCCAGTGATCAGATCATGCACAAACCTGTGTCTTTGCTCCGGGTGTCATTGGACTGTTGAAGTTGTTTAGATCCCAGATGTATATCTCTGAATCATTTGCTCCTGATGCGAGCAGATTActctgagagagaggaagcattTCTAAAAAGATTAATAATGTCGGACAAAGTACCGGGGAAGAGAAGTCCTTCGGCATGAATCATCTCTAGTTACAGAGAAGATTTTGACTGCAGACATTTACCTGAAAGGGGTTGAAATCGAGAGCCCGAACGGGcccagtgtgtttgtcagactGTCCCACGACTGCGTCCGCTCCAGAGCTCATTATCTCCTCTGggttatatacagtcaatgtgCCATTTTCACTGCCACCAATCAGTCTTCCTCCTATACCATCTTCTCCCATTCCAAAGTTCACCCATACAATGCTGTGCAACCTATGGAAAATTAAAAGGTATAGGGAGTTATTTGCATCGAATGACAGACTCATGGCTACAGCTGAAGCGCCTCATGTGTTTCAAAACTTTCTGTTATCATTTCTACTTCAGGACTGATTTCCGCAAACAAAGGTTATATGTTCAGCTCTTTGCATTTTAAGACAAAATCTgccaaattaaatatataaaaaaggtcaaagtcagAGAGGAATTGGAAGAATTGTAGCTTACCGTCTTGCcaacaaaatgattaaaataactGTATCTTCCCCGTCCGATTACCTGTTTGCGGTGGGTAACGACCCTTTCAGCTGCATATCAAGACAGGGGTCCGAAAAGTCTGTCTCAAATATCTCCAGGGCAGCTGTGGTGTTGAAAGAGGCATCGAGCTGCTGTGCCGACGTTCCTAAGGCCAGGCAGATGGGATGGTGTCCTGCAGGACTCCAGGCCTGGTGGGCAGTCCTCTGGATCTCTTTCAGCCTCATCTTCCTCCAATCACAAAGGTTTCAAGTCCCGGACAGACGCTCAGACTCCACTTAAATCCAAAGGTAAAACATTTACTTGCAATCCAATTCATTTCAAATAACTTTAGTAATCCGTTAGGAAGTTCGTTTGTGCAACAGCATCAGTGCGTATTGTGAAATAATGtacagattattttaattaaggAAGGAGGTTGTTCAGACATTGTGGTTTCAATaattgtagtttcttgaagacgttttcTGTCATCCAAGAGGCTGAACTGAAGACGCCTCTTGGGACgagaggtgaaacatcttcaggaaactacaaccaagtctaGTTGCTCCTCATTCCACTGGGTAACTATTACCTGGATGAATCAGAATCTCCACAGACGTTTATGAATTAATCTTAACACCGTCATTGTTTATCCAACCCAGATTTGACAAATCATAGTGTAGTGGCTCCCTGATCTAAATCTGGTCTGAAGTAGTTTAGGAAAAAAACGTggaaatgttcttcttttttagcTTCAACAAACCATAAGGTGGGTGCTGAGCAGGATTATCTACAGTGCCTCACCTTTAACACCTTTTCACAAGTGGGTAAAAAGACAGAGAATCGGTGGCTGAGTATCGAGTGCAAATTCACAAACGTGTCTTCACATTATCCTACTTTTTCACTTGACTTAGCCGTAAGAGGGTTCCACCCTGACTGACAGATTAACTCCGGCTATTTCCTGTATTTGTGGCTAACGCTAGCTTCCCAAAGGGTTTGACCCAtgcagctaacgttagccacgacaaaaacaaaacaaaaatgattcattacACGACTGTTTTATGTTGACTGCACTCTTGTTAAATGAAGAATAATATCCTCATAATATCCATATTTAGTAGACGCAAAGCCCCTTTGATGTGATAGCAGCGTATGCTAATAGTTAAGACTGGAACAAACGTTAGCTTCAAAAGTCCTTGCACAGTCTCGCTGCAGATGTTATATATGACTGCAACAGATAGGATAGATCAGGTACTTGATCAAGCATACCACTATACtaataaatatatctatatatatatatgttgtttagCTAGCAGGTTAGTGTAGTTTAAACCCAGTGTGTAACCAGAGACGATTTTGCTGCGAGCTAGCAAGCTAGTCCACAGCCACCACCCTTCACACCCCATGAcagtgtaaatactgtacatcaggcTCATGTACAcccagcagcaaaaacaaatataaatatgactCTGATAGTAACTCACGTCAAATGTCTAGCACAGCCGCGACTGTCCGCATCCACGACGAGCTGAGAAGCTACTTAGGCGCTAACAGCTTAGCCACAGGCGGAGTCCGACCAAAGTGCTTTGCCGTGTTGTCACAGCGCTACGGTGGCCGACGCGGACTACGGTTCAATTGTAGTGGCCTTAGGTAACCCACCCTCCGTGCGACAGCTGACCATACAATAATATAACCGGGGTATATCTtatcaaaaaaacaattctgcaATGGTTGATATTGTTTCCACACATGAGAATAAACAGACTCACAAattgttacatttttaacatggGTCTTTATTTTTGACAGtaatacatatatgtacacGAGTGGAAGGTTTTAATCGTTAGATTTCATAATGCTTTACTTCCTCTGGTTCTTTTTCGGGATCTCCTCCTTTCTCCAAGTACAGGTCGTTGTAGGGATACTGTTTTGCTGCCTGGAACAGAGAGAAACGATTGAATTAAAATGTGCTTGTTAACTGAAAGGGCAtaatcaaatgcattttctcTATGTGATACTGAAACTACTCAAACTACTTGATCAGTACTTAAATATTATGACAGACATTCTAACTGCATGACTAAAAGTATCAACACAGAATGactaaaaaaactaataacaaCTGTAGACACAATAGACATGAAGATTTAGTCACAGTTACCAGTTGGAAATAATCACATTACACAAATTGGCCACTTCCTTGAAAAGCTGAGTAACACTTTAAAGAAACTATATTTTGAGCGACGTAAACGTCTGAAATTACATAATTACTCAGTCACATGTGTGCATTTCTGAAATTAACAATGTGTTGTCTGACAAGCAGCCAGCATGGTGAGCTAAAGACAAACATCTTCTTTGTCAAACAATTATTTACACCAGAATTTTAGGAATTGACAAGTACTTACAACAGGTTGGTAGGATGGGAATTTCTCCCCAAGGTAGAACATAAACAGCATGAAGCCAATgaaaccaaacagctgtttgcacATCGAGGACCAGGACACAGGGCTGGGAGATGTGTCCACACGGTTCCTGATGTACATGTCGAAATCCCAGTGTATCTAAAAATAGACAGACCAATCACTGATTAATGATCGTGGgcaaaataataaagtaattactatttattttgtcattttggtaAATGGTTATTATACAGTGGCACTGCCTTGAGTGGAGAAAGCAGTTCCTCTGTGCCATCAAGCTCTTTCAGCAACGGTATAGTACTTTACAGCAAAGCCCAACCAATAAATTTTTTCCATTATGcacaaatgtaatatattgatattggaaatgttttactccctaatatcggtattgacatcggcccccaaaaaatctgattGGTCGGGCTCTACATTATGGAGGACTGACACCATGCACTTTGACATTATGTTTATGTTATTATTGCTTCCagacaattaaaacacacaatctTCATCAGACATTGTCCAATGCTATGTATGAGCTCTTACTTTTCATTGCTAGAGTAAAACACAACCAACTCTGTTGTAATGAGTGTGCAATTGATATCTCAATGCCATAATGGAAGatgaaaaactaaatctaaaCCTGGCCAAGCTGGGTTTTTGAGGCAGATACCCATATTAATAGTTTAGAgagaaatacaacacacacaaaaaaatcatttaaatcataTATGACTAATTAATTTAGTGGATCTAATTGTTATATTGTCTTGACTCAACTTCATTCATGACTGTCTACAACATAAAACAGGTGATGTTAGAGAGGGACAGATGGTGTGCATGTGGTGTGAGCTACAGCAGGGGTTGTAATAAATAAATTTTGTCTGGTAAAATGCACCTCTTCTCTTGGCATGGCATTAACATTTGTGTTTATGGTCCCtgataaataaatgcaataaacaaaacaaaaataattccaGTAGCATGAAATAATTTCAGCAGTATCATACCGGCTCTCCCCAGTTCCTCCTCAGGTCAGGGTGGTCCCATTGGTACCAGGGGTCTCTCTCATGCTGAGATCTCTCTGGAAGGTTTGGATAGTCACCGTAGCTGCAAAAAGAACATAATGATGGCAAGATTATATAGGTCATACTCATAACTTGTTTATTACTGACTAATCACGC
This Scophthalmus maximus strain ysfricsl-2021 chromosome 16, ASM2237912v1, whole genome shotgun sequence DNA region includes the following protein-coding sequences:
- the sec31b gene encoding protein transport protein Sec31A isoform X2 — encoded protein: MRLKEIQRTAHQAWSPAGHHPICLALGTSAQQLDASFNTTAALEIFETDFSDPCLDMQLKGSLPTANRLHSIVWVNFGMGEDGIGGRLIGGSENGTLTVYNPEEIMSSGADAVVGQSDKHTGPVRALDFNPFQSNLLASGANDSEIYIWDLNNFNSPMTPGAKTQPAEDVSVVSWNRQVQHILASANPSGKAVVWDLRKNEPIIKISDHSNRMHCSGMLWHPDVATQLVLASEDDRLPVIQMWDLRFATSPLKVFENHTRGILSISWSQADSELLLSSAKDNRILCWNPNTGEVIYELPTTNQWCFDVQWCPRNPALLSTASFDGRITVYSVMGGSLKAQQQSAADKISSSFDTMDPFGTGQVLPPLQVPQPTMQDTIVPPLKKPPKWVRRPVGASFAFGGKLITFENTKLPPAQSPQPVPRQVFMSQVTTETEFLQRSRELQATLQAGSFNNYCQAKIQNAKSDAEQDIWKFLLVNFEDEARIKFLRLLGFSKDELEKKISKCLGNNFQHNGHGVDAKDLAEKMQRLSTERSDDSAAVGDAARTSGSVSPADFFSRTPKENSNFQIPVSCDTDGLISQALLVGNFEGAVDLCLNDGRYAEAILLSISGGEELLKKTQQKYLSKQKNSISMLISSVVTQNWRDIVQSCELDNWKEALAALLTYAHPEDFARLCDTLGGRLECEGTEKRCLQACLCYICSGNVEKLVECWALHRDCSSPLGLEDLVEKVMMLRKSIERLRNSEVAVQSPVLAEKLTCYAGILAAEGSLSTAMTYLPENSDQPGITMLRDRLFHAQGEVAVGQQPPDSFNRVNVSTAKTAPAAQAPAPKAQIMVAAQSQPPMPSVFTRQAPPTNTGPGLPPSSHVLPPGAARPAMRPSYPQHPAPAPGFLPPQPFQPHPMSMGGPSAFPPPGPSMPAASLSGPPLPPSSSTPGGLPPMPSPGVPPTGFMPSTSLAASFMPPSSQPGAPVPMYPGGPHNQGPAPPMTSGPYAPLGSGYPQGGPGAPAVKPYPGPAVAPPPTGAHEGWNDPPAVRGGPRKKKVPDNYTPPAPITAPVMGFPVDAPQPHDHAQVPPGAPQEPSVKLLQQLPAERVEQKEIPAEHMVLKSTFDSLVQRCQLAAGDPQTKRKLDDAAKRLGFLYDKLREQSLSHNILNGLHEISRCVASQNYQRGLEVHTQVVTSSNFSEISAFMPILKVVMTIANKLGV
- the sec31b gene encoding protein transport protein Sec31A isoform X1, whose translation is MRLKEIQRTAHQAWSPAGHHPICLALGTSAQQLDASFNTTAALEIFETDFSDPCLDMQLKGSLPTANRLHSIVWVNFGMGEDGIGGRLIGGSENGTLTVYNPEEIMSSGADAVVGQSDKHTGPVRALDFNPFQSNLLASGANDSEIYIWDLNNFNSPMTPGAKTQPAEDVSVVSWNRQVQHILASANPSGKAVVWDLRKNEPIIKISDHSNRMHCSGMLWHPDVATQLVLASEDDRLPVIQMWDLRFATSPLKVFENHTRGILSISWSQADSELLLSSAKDNRILCWNPNTGEVIYELPTTNQWCFDVQWCPRNPALLSTASFDGRITVYSVMGGSLKAQQQSAADKISSSFDTMDPFGTGQVLPPLQVPQPTMQDTIVPPLKKPPKWVRRPVGASFAFGGKLITFENTKLPPAQSPQPVPRQVFMSQVTTETEFLQRSRELQATLQAGSFNNYCQAKIQNAKSDAEQDIWKFLLVNFEDEARIKFLRLLGFSKDELEKKISKCLGNNFQHNGHGVDAKDLAEKMQRLSTERSDDSAAVGDAARTSGSVSPADFFSRTPKENSNFQIPVSCDTDGLISQALLVGNFEGAVDLCLNDGRYAEAILLSISGGEELLKKTQQKYLSKQKNSISMLISSVVTQNWRDIVQSCELDNWKEALAALLTYAHPEDFARLCDTLGGRLECEGTEKRCLQACLCYICSGNVEKLVECWALHRDCSSPLGLEDLVEKVMMLRKSIERLRNSEVAVQSPVLAEKLTCYAGILAAEGSLSTAMTYLPENSDQPGITMLRDRLFHAQGEVAVGQQPPDSFNRVNVSTAKTAPAAQAPAPKAQIMSQYQPSAPSQVAAQSQPPMPSVFTRQAPPTNTGPGLPPSSHVLPPGAARPAMRPSYPQHPAPAPGFLPPQPFQPHPMSMGGPSAFPPPGPSMPAASLSGPPLPPSSSTPGGLPPMPSPGVPPTGFMPSTSLAASFMPPSSQPGAPVPMYPGGPHNQGPAPPMTSGPYAPLGSGYPQGGPGAPAVKPYPGPAVAPPPTGAHEGWNDPPAVRGGPRKKKVPDNYTPPAPITAPVMGFPVDAPQPHDHAQVPPGAPQEPSVKLLQQLPAERVEQKEIPAEHMVLKSTFDSLVQRCQLAAGDPQTKRKLDDAAKRLGFLYDKLREQSLSHNILNGLHEISRCVASQNYQRGLEVHTQVVTSSNFSEISAFMPILKVVMTIANKLGV
- the ndufb8 gene encoding NADH dehydrogenase [ubiquinone] 1 beta subcomplex subunit 8, mitochondrial codes for the protein MRTSHSVRQRPSVNMAGVGFRRWAQALCRGNGSGISALVSGCRAASGVSKGSLPGPYPTTPEEKAAAAKKYNMTVEDYEPYPNKGEGYGDYPNLPERSQHERDPWYQWDHPDLRRNWGEPIHWDFDMYIRNRVDTSPSPVSWSSMCKQLFGFIGFMLFMFYLGEKFPSYQPVAAKQYPYNDLYLEKGGDPEKEPEEVKHYEI